One genomic region from Deltaproteobacteria bacterium encodes:
- the thrA gene encoding bifunctional aspartate kinase/homoserine dehydrogenase I → MSHRLSSYRVVKFGGTSVQDHSAIEHVTAIVQASPQGLVVVLSAMAKMTDLLLGAAEAAVRGESYRDQQELFVSRHKSVTAALIKNTTRRRKIDQKIDAAGTELGAICHSLATLREHTPRVLDMTAARGERMLAQIFCEVLEERGIECVYVDAPRLIKVEKQYGMPFPDLKATTAKVETLVVPQLEKNKVVVVPGFIGSGPDNELVTLGRGGSDLTATVIAHSLKAENVTLYKEVEGLLTADPRHVSEARIVPELHYREAAELAYYGAKVLHPRTIIPLLTHQIPLWVKSTFHPSHPGTLIAGHVPPGAFPVKALTAILEQSLIAIEGKGMMGVPGIAGRTFAALAHAGISVSVISQASSEANICFVVPTGEAKAAVAALSEAFRYEIEHHLIEEIQTKDNQAVLAVVGLGMQGTPGIAARTFAALARAEANVEAIAQGSSELNISAVIGADRVAAALNALHREFRLEKLKALPPQAESAVHLALFGVGQIGRALLRQLTSQDSYYRDKMRLSLSCIGLVDRSGVLAHDTGFSRKEIEEILILKERGLRLHAENGTTPPSNLALDLQQKFWQLPVRRGVFIDVTAEDSAPLILSALQAGWHVVLANKKPLSISQAGYDELFKVASKNGVQLRYEATVGAGLPVLDTLAKLKEAGDEITTILGCFSGTLGYLMSEIEQGAAFSDAVRRAHSLGYTEPDPQDDLSGTDVARKALILARTLGMRLELADITVTALFPHELGHANPQTFLDNLKQLDNEWAERIKAARARHKTLRYVARISQGQVTVGCEEVDIASPLGRLHGTDNQVAITTRRYALNPLIVTGPGAGAEVTAAGVLNDILAVALASDKLTLPISN, encoded by the coding sequence ATGTCTCATCGCCTGAGCTCTTACCGCGTCGTTAAATTTGGTGGCACCTCTGTACAAGATCACTCCGCCATTGAGCATGTGACGGCGATCGTGCAAGCATCACCGCAGGGCCTCGTCGTGGTGCTTTCGGCGATGGCGAAAATGACTGATCTCCTTCTAGGCGCAGCTGAGGCAGCGGTGAGGGGTGAGTCATACCGGGATCAGCAGGAGCTTTTTGTCAGTCGTCATAAATCCGTAACCGCAGCTCTTATTAAAAATACAACAAGGCGCCGCAAGATCGATCAGAAGATAGACGCCGCCGGAACCGAATTAGGAGCCATTTGTCACAGCTTGGCAACACTCAGAGAACACACGCCACGCGTGCTAGACATGACCGCCGCGCGCGGCGAGAGAATGTTGGCACAGATTTTCTGCGAGGTGCTCGAGGAACGCGGTATCGAATGCGTATACGTTGATGCACCACGCTTAATTAAGGTCGAAAAGCAGTACGGCATGCCATTCCCCGATCTGAAGGCGACAACGGCCAAGGTTGAGACGCTGGTAGTGCCACAGCTGGAAAAAAATAAAGTCGTCGTAGTACCGGGTTTTATCGGATCAGGCCCGGATAACGAGCTAGTGACCTTGGGTCGGGGAGGCTCTGATCTTACGGCGACAGTTATTGCCCACAGTCTCAAGGCTGAGAATGTCACGCTCTATAAAGAGGTCGAAGGGCTCTTGACCGCTGATCCACGCCATGTCAGCGAGGCACGCATTGTCCCTGAACTGCATTACCGTGAAGCCGCTGAGCTTGCCTACTACGGTGCCAAAGTTTTGCATCCACGAACGATCATTCCGCTACTCACGCACCAAATTCCATTATGGGTGAAAAGTACATTTCACCCCTCGCATCCAGGCACGCTCATTGCTGGTCACGTGCCGCCTGGAGCATTTCCCGTTAAGGCGTTGACGGCCATTTTGGAGCAGTCGCTCATCGCCATCGAGGGCAAGGGCATGATGGGCGTGCCCGGGATCGCTGGACGCACCTTTGCTGCCCTCGCCCATGCCGGCATCTCCGTTTCCGTCATCAGTCAGGCGTCATCCGAGGCAAACATCTGCTTTGTGGTGCCAACCGGTGAAGCGAAGGCCGCAGTCGCGGCACTGAGCGAAGCTTTTCGTTACGAGATTGAGCACCACCTGATCGAAGAGATCCAGACCAAGGACAATCAAGCGGTCCTCGCTGTGGTTGGACTGGGTATGCAGGGGACACCTGGTATTGCCGCCAGGACTTTTGCTGCACTTGCTCGCGCCGAGGCTAATGTCGAGGCCATTGCCCAGGGTAGCAGTGAGCTCAATATTTCAGCCGTCATCGGTGCGGACCGCGTTGCAGCGGCGCTGAATGCCTTGCACCGGGAGTTTAGACTAGAAAAACTAAAAGCACTCCCGCCTCAGGCTGAAAGCGCTGTCCATCTGGCCCTCTTTGGCGTCGGACAAATCGGCCGCGCTTTGCTGCGCCAACTCACCAGCCAAGATAGCTACTACCGCGATAAGATGCGTCTCAGTCTTAGTTGTATAGGGCTAGTCGATCGCTCTGGCGTGCTCGCTCATGACACGGGTTTCAGTCGCAAAGAAATCGAGGAAATTCTGATCCTCAAAGAGCGAGGCCTCCGGCTACACGCTGAGAATGGGACCACGCCGCCCTCCAACCTAGCGCTGGATCTGCAGCAAAAGTTTTGGCAGTTGCCGGTTAGGCGCGGTGTCTTTATTGATGTGACGGCAGAGGATAGTGCGCCTCTGATTCTCTCAGCCCTGCAGGCTGGCTGGCACGTAGTCTTGGCAAATAAAAAACCGCTCTCCATCAGCCAGGCTGGGTACGACGAATTATTTAAGGTAGCGAGTAAAAATGGCGTACAGCTACGCTATGAAGCTACAGTCGGGGCGGGACTTCCCGTCCTCGATACTCTTGCCAAACTTAAAGAAGCCGGAGACGAGATCACCACTATTCTCGGATGCTTTTCCGGGACTCTAGGCTACTTGATGTCGGAAATTGAGCAAGGCGCTGCCTTCTCCGATGCCGTACGTCGCGCTCACTCGCTTGGATACACGGAACCCGATCCTCAAGATGACTTGAGTGGCACCGATGTTGCGCGTAAGGCTCTGATACTCGCTCGCACGCTCGGGATGCGACTCGAGTTGGCGGACATCACCGTGACTGCTCTGTTCCCCCATGAACTGGGTCATGCAAATCCGCAAACATTTCTCGATAACTTAAAACAACTAGATAATGAATGGGCCGAGCGCATCAAAGCAGCAAGGGCGCGCCATAAAACCTTACGCTATGTCGCGCGTATCAGCCAGGGCCAGGTCACGGTCGGTTGCGAAGAAGTCGATATTGCGTCGCCACTTGGCCGCCTTCATGGCACCGATAACCAAGTAGCTATTACGACGCGACGCTATGCGTTGAATCCACTCATCGTCACTGGACCTGGTGCCGGTGCCGAAGTGACAGCAGCGGGTGTGCTCAACGATATTTTGGCTGTGGCACTGGCATCCGATAAACTCACGCTACCAATTAGCAACTAA
- a CDS encoding porin family protein, whose translation MKSTCFLPWFLGAVAFLSASSAQARVQLSPYVSIRSTSSIKPQTTDKSKETATSKQRQEAGLRGAISFWRLFSLQASVGQSKLTTTSKVQDAKDEYGEIDFAEDMSVSGDNPDNDLKVTETQRNARLSLAIDPGFWIFILRAKAGVTATQRIIDTEETGKEPVNKIFGPTYKPHAGAGLGLRFSPKFYVMAEYNTFHYAFPKIEPFEREVAMSFAIDF comes from the coding sequence ATGAAATCCACTTGTTTTTTACCCTGGTTTTTGGGCGCAGTCGCATTTCTCAGTGCGTCATCGGCGCAGGCCAGAGTGCAGTTGTCGCCCTATGTCAGTATCCGGTCGACCTCCTCAATTAAGCCGCAGACCACTGATAAGAGCAAAGAAACAGCAACGTCCAAGCAGCGACAAGAGGCCGGTCTACGCGGAGCGATTTCTTTTTGGCGCCTGTTTAGTCTGCAGGCAAGTGTAGGACAGAGCAAACTAACGACCACGTCAAAAGTCCAGGATGCCAAAGACGAATACGGCGAAATTGATTTTGCCGAGGACATGAGTGTGTCCGGTGATAACCCTGATAACGACCTAAAGGTCACCGAAACGCAGCGCAATGCGCGTCTCTCATTGGCGATTGATCCCGGGTTTTGGATTTTTATTTTGCGTGCCAAGGCTGGAGTGACGGCGACGCAAAGGATTATCGATACCGAGGAGACCGGTAAGGAACCGGTTAATAAAATCTTTGGCCCGACCTATAAGCCTCATGCCGGTGCTGGCCTAGGTTTACGCTTTTCGCCAAAATTTTACGTCATGGCCGAGTACAACACGTTCCACTATGCATTCCCTAAGATCGAGCCCTTTGAGCGGGAAGTGGCTATGAGTTTTGCCATCGACTTTTGA
- a CDS encoding histidine triad nucleotide-binding protein, whose translation MADITIFDKILSREIPATIVYEDESVLAFRDIQPQAPTHVLVIPKKKVARFSELGALPVQDVGAFFTGVAKVAAHLGLDKNGYRIVINNGRDGQQTVDYLHAHILGGRGLTWPPG comes from the coding sequence ATGGCAGACATCACTATCTTCGATAAAATTCTAAGTCGAGAAATTCCAGCCACTATCGTTTACGAGGACGAATCCGTGTTGGCTTTTCGTGACATTCAGCCCCAGGCGCCAACCCATGTGCTTGTCATCCCTAAAAAGAAGGTGGCCAGGTTTAGCGAGTTGGGCGCACTCCCGGTGCAAGATGTCGGGGCTTTTTTCACTGGTGTGGCCAAGGTGGCTGCGCACCTCGGCCTCGATAAGAACGGCTACCGGATCGTTATAAACAACGGTCGCGATGGTCAGCAGACGGTCGATTATCTTCACGCCCATATCCTCGGTGGGCGTGGTCTCACCTGGCCTCCAGGCTGA
- the msrP gene encoding protein-methionine-sulfoxide reductase catalytic subunit MsrP, with amino-acid sequence MLIKIRDKSHASEQDVTPKGLYLNRRRIMAGLAQGTVAAGAAGLTLPFWSDQAQAAKTFEGVTRNNAFAINEKLTPLKDVTSYNNFYEFGTDKEDPKRFSAGFRTKPWKLVLDGECEKPGTYELEDFLKPQKLEERIYRLRCVEAWSMVIPWIGFPLADVIKAAKPRSKAKFVAFTTLQNPEQMPGQKRPILDWPYREGLRLDEAMHPLTILAVGLYGEVLPNQNGAPLRLVVPWKYGFKSIKSIVRITFTTAQPVTSWNMMAPEEYGFYSNVNPKVDHPRWSQAKERRIGELFKRETLMFNGYDQVSGLYQGMDLKKDY; translated from the coding sequence ATGTTGATCAAGATCCGTGACAAGTCGCATGCCAGCGAGCAAGATGTCACACCTAAAGGACTTTATCTCAATCGCCGCAGGATCATGGCAGGGCTGGCTCAAGGCACGGTCGCAGCTGGAGCAGCTGGCTTAACACTCCCGTTTTGGAGTGACCAGGCTCAAGCGGCGAAGACTTTTGAGGGTGTGACGCGTAACAACGCTTTCGCCATTAATGAAAAACTAACCCCGCTCAAGGATGTCACGAGCTACAACAATTTTTACGAATTTGGTACCGATAAAGAAGACCCCAAGAGATTCAGCGCTGGCTTTCGCACTAAACCATGGAAACTAGTGCTCGACGGCGAGTGCGAAAAACCCGGCACCTATGAACTCGAAGATTTCCTCAAACCGCAAAAACTTGAGGAGCGCATCTATCGGCTGCGCTGCGTCGAAGCCTGGTCGATGGTGATTCCGTGGATCGGTTTTCCTTTGGCGGATGTCATAAAGGCCGCTAAACCGCGCAGCAAAGCCAAATTTGTCGCCTTCACGACGCTACAGAATCCCGAGCAAATGCCGGGCCAAAAGCGCCCAATTTTGGATTGGCCTTACCGCGAGGGTCTCCGCCTCGATGAAGCCATGCACCCATTAACCATTCTGGCCGTCGGCCTGTACGGCGAAGTACTCCCCAACCAAAACGGTGCGCCGTTGCGTCTTGTCGTTCCGTGGAAGTATGGATTCAAAAGTATAAAATCCATCGTCAGAATCACTTTCACGACTGCGCAGCCCGTAACCTCCTGGAACATGATGGCGCCCGAAGAGTATGGCTTTTACTCCAACGTAAATCCTAAAGTTGACCACCCACGATGGTCACAGGCCAAAGAGCGCCGTATCGGTGAGCTATTTAAACGCGAGACACTCATGTTTAATGGCTACGACCAAGTCTCCGGCCTTTACCAAGGTATGGATCTCAAAAAAGATTATTGA
- a CDS encoding MotA/TolQ/ExbB proton channel family protein, translating into MEFNIVDKLLGITLLGTEWILWLLVALSVISVTVMLERLLFFSRMRIDFPAFTNDLSKLLIERDSEGIRRLCANRGAIEAQVVLRGIDYSARGVTAMRESMEGFLVGNRQVLDRGLVVLGTLGNNAPFIGLFGTVIGIIMSFKELSENPAGGPSVVMAGISEALVATAIGLMVAIPAVIAFNAFNRVVKRRLANAEAVMKMVLSSYEHG; encoded by the coding sequence ATGGAATTCAATATCGTCGACAAGCTCCTTGGTATCACCCTCCTGGGAACGGAATGGATTCTTTGGCTGCTCGTGGCGCTCAGTGTCATATCGGTCACGGTGATGCTGGAGCGTCTCTTGTTCTTCAGTCGCATGCGGATTGACTTCCCCGCGTTCACCAATGATCTGTCTAAGCTGCTCATTGAAAGGGACAGCGAGGGGATCAGGCGGCTGTGCGCCAATCGCGGCGCTATCGAGGCCCAGGTGGTACTCCGCGGCATCGACTACAGTGCGCGTGGGGTCACGGCGATGCGTGAGAGCATGGAAGGATTCCTGGTCGGCAATCGGCAGGTATTGGATCGCGGCTTGGTGGTGCTTGGTACGCTTGGTAACAACGCACCATTTATCGGTCTATTTGGGACTGTTATCGGAATTATCATGTCATTTAAAGAGTTGTCGGAAAACCCCGCCGGCGGGCCGTCCGTGGTCATGGCGGGGATATCCGAGGCTTTGGTTGCCACTGCTATTGGTCTCATGGTGGCGATACCCGCTGTGATTGCCTTTAACGCCTTCAACCGCGTCGTCAAGAGGCGCCTAGCCAATGCTGAAGCTGTCATGAAGATGGTACTTTCGTCCTACGAACACGGCTGA
- a CDS encoding biopolymer transporter ExbD, whose amino-acid sequence MAGSVSDSDDEITGINVTPLVDVMLVLLIIFMVTATYIVNRSINVNLPKADTGENSEKTKNLAFVLDGKSQLYLDGKSISFEQVPGLIKEQQAKTGAGPLNALISADKETPHGVVIKLIDTVRKHGITDFAINVETSAGGS is encoded by the coding sequence ATGGCTGGTAGTGTTAGCGACAGTGATGACGAGATCACAGGGATCAACGTGACGCCTCTTGTAGACGTGATGCTGGTGCTACTGATTATTTTCATGGTGACGGCGACTTACATTGTCAACCGCTCCATCAACGTCAACTTACCTAAGGCCGATACGGGCGAAAACAGCGAGAAAACGAAGAATCTGGCCTTTGTCCTCGACGGCAAGAGCCAGCTCTATTTAGACGGCAAATCAATCTCGTTCGAGCAGGTGCCCGGACTCATCAAAGAGCAGCAGGCTAAAACCGGGGCTGGTCCGCTGAATGCGCTGATTTCTGCCGACAAGGAGACGCCGCACGGGGTCGTAATTAAATTGATTGATACGGTAAGAAAACACGGTATAACCGACTTCGCAATTAACGTCGAAACTAGCGCCGGTGGGTCCTGA
- a CDS encoding ArsA family ATPase: MDNTLASHDYSALLAKKLVIITGKGGIGKSLIATALGQMVAESGRRVLIIQNAALDQICPLFGLPSTYDKVVTVQSGLDVLNIDSVANFRDYIVEHLGQRRLYDTVFSNRVVKSLINAVPGWADVMLLGRLLFECELRPKHDLVIFDGPASGHFLNLMTTPDSVINMGLGGPMVKETVRVKEFLSDKSKCCNVVVTVPEELVVSECLDFLPKLHARAPVTLAGVFLNKTLVPPTEVAKSSPASEYAHRIHAAAAEATAMLHQGLVASPDLATLPIWSLPDVGFIREPIAPGFGRQLLTAANPTRSSGDRA, encoded by the coding sequence TTGGATAATACCTTAGCTTCTCATGATTACTCCGCTCTCCTAGCGAAGAAATTAGTGATCATCACCGGCAAGGGCGGTATCGGCAAATCTCTGATTGCCACCGCCCTCGGCCAAATGGTGGCTGAGTCCGGGCGCCGTGTCCTCATCATCCAAAACGCCGCTCTTGATCAAATCTGTCCGCTCTTTGGTTTACCCTCCACCTACGACAAGGTTGTGACGGTACAGTCGGGGCTGGACGTGCTCAATATCGATTCTGTCGCTAATTTTCGCGATTATATCGTCGAGCATTTGGGCCAGCGTCGGCTTTACGACACCGTATTCAGTAATCGTGTCGTCAAGAGCCTGATTAATGCCGTGCCCGGCTGGGCTGATGTGATGCTACTCGGACGGCTACTCTTTGAATGTGAGCTGAGGCCTAAGCACGATCTTGTGATTTTCGACGGGCCAGCATCGGGCCACTTCCTCAATCTCATGACGACACCGGACTCAGTTATTAACATGGGGTTAGGGGGACCCATGGTCAAAGAAACTGTGCGCGTCAAAGAGTTCCTCAGCGACAAATCTAAATGCTGCAATGTCGTGGTCACCGTGCCAGAAGAATTAGTGGTCAGCGAGTGTTTGGATTTTCTGCCGAAACTACACGCGAGAGCACCTGTAACCCTGGCCGGCGTCTTTCTCAATAAAACGTTGGTACCCCCAACTGAGGTCGCGAAGTCGTCACCGGCAAGTGAGTACGCGCATCGAATCCATGCCGCTGCGGCGGAAGCAACGGCTATGCTGCACCAAGGCTTAGTCGCATCGCCAGACCTAGCGACCTTACCTATTTGGTCCCTGCCTGACGTCGGCTTTATTCGCGAGCCCATAGCGCCCGGATTTGGGCGTCAATTATTGACGGCAGCCAATCCAACCCGATCATCTGGGGACAGGGCTTGA
- a CDS encoding threonine synthase produces MSLSANEHLACISCDATYPINVVRYRCDCTALLQVARQEPWTARVSKEVWAMRLLSSQTLDQSGVWGFREAVVSLPVNDIVTHPEGRTRLYTRTALAAFAGVERLAFKHEGENPTGSFKDRGMTVAVSQAKHLGVQAVACASTGNTSASLAAYAAHAGLKAIVFLPSGKISTGKLAQAIGYGATCLAIDGDFDAAMSLVQESAAKLGLYLVNSLNPMRLEGQKTIIFELLMQRDWQAPDWLVVPAGNLGNTSAFGKALIEAHAAGWISKLPRIVSVQAAGANPFYLSYRDQFRQQHQVKALTVATAIQIGAPVNYAKAVNVMRATNGIVTEVSDGEIMCAKAAIDSAGIGCEPASAASLAGVTKLREQGIIKPHDDVVCILTGNMLKDPEATLKAATNEVRTIAPTLSAVAAAIR; encoded by the coding sequence ATGAGTCTGAGCGCGAATGAGCATTTAGCATGTATTAGCTGTGACGCAACCTATCCTATCAATGTCGTGCGCTACCGGTGCGACTGCACAGCATTACTGCAAGTAGCTAGACAGGAACCATGGACGGCGCGCGTCAGCAAGGAAGTATGGGCGATGCGCCTCCTTAGCTCACAAACTCTCGATCAGAGTGGTGTGTGGGGATTTCGCGAAGCCGTGGTGAGCCTCCCCGTTAACGACATCGTGACACACCCCGAGGGTCGTACGCGGCTATACACACGGACCGCGCTTGCGGCATTTGCAGGTGTCGAGCGCTTGGCCTTTAAACATGAGGGAGAAAATCCTACCGGATCGTTCAAAGATCGCGGGATGACAGTAGCCGTATCACAGGCGAAACACCTAGGTGTCCAAGCCGTCGCCTGCGCGTCGACCGGCAACACCAGCGCCTCACTGGCCGCCTACGCAGCGCATGCTGGCCTCAAAGCCATCGTATTTTTGCCATCAGGCAAAATCTCGACTGGTAAATTGGCCCAAGCAATAGGCTACGGTGCTACCTGCCTTGCTATCGATGGTGACTTCGATGCAGCCATGAGTTTGGTGCAAGAGTCAGCAGCCAAACTAGGTCTATACCTAGTCAATTCGCTCAACCCCATGCGTCTCGAGGGTCAGAAGACTATTATTTTCGAACTGCTGATGCAGCGTGACTGGCAAGCTCCAGATTGGCTAGTTGTTCCGGCAGGCAATCTCGGGAATACCAGCGCTTTTGGTAAAGCTCTCATCGAAGCTCACGCAGCCGGATGGATCAGTAAATTGCCGCGTATCGTCTCGGTACAAGCTGCGGGAGCAAACCCCTTTTATCTGAGCTACCGCGATCAGTTTCGTCAGCAGCACCAAGTCAAAGCCTTAACGGTGGCAACGGCAATTCAGATCGGCGCACCAGTCAATTACGCCAAGGCCGTGAACGTGATGCGCGCCACAAACGGTATAGTTACCGAGGTTAGTGACGGCGAAATCATGTGTGCCAAGGCTGCGATCGATAGCGCTGGCATTGGGTGTGAACCAGCCAGTGCTGCTAGCCTGGCAGGAGTTACGAAACTTCGGGAGCAAGGCATCATCAAGCCTCACGATGATGTCGTATGTATCCTCACGGGGAATATGCTCAAGGACCCCGAGGCAACACTCAAAGCCGCGACAAATGAGGTGCGGACCATTGCACCTACCCTCAGCGCCGTCGCCGCAGCGATCCGCTGA
- a CDS encoding HAD family hydrolase yields the protein MLHLLPHLEGKQHIIWDWNGTLLDDVDFCIEIIAAMLSHHGLPELDKNAYLKRFRFPIVDYYAELGFRYDVVPFAELSKHFISRYKEGMATRTQLYDGVRDILGALADRGVSCSMLSANHEGDLLKLLDNHGIRNHFVHVYGLGDHHAVSKLQRGKELMQVISHPPESVLLIGDTDHDLEVGAAMGIDVMLLSGGHQCHDRLSALHPRVARRS from the coding sequence ATGCTGCATCTGCTGCCACATCTCGAAGGTAAACAGCACATCATCTGGGACTGGAATGGGACGCTCCTTGATGACGTCGACTTTTGCATCGAAATCATTGCAGCCATGCTTAGTCACCATGGGTTACCGGAGCTAGATAAGAACGCGTATCTAAAGCGTTTTCGGTTTCCTATCGTCGACTACTACGCCGAGCTTGGCTTTCGCTATGATGTGGTGCCGTTTGCGGAATTAAGCAAGCACTTCATTTCGCGCTACAAAGAGGGCATGGCCACCCGCACGCAACTATACGACGGGGTGCGCGATATTCTCGGCGCTTTAGCAGATCGCGGAGTGAGTTGCTCCATGCTCTCGGCTAATCACGAGGGCGATTTGCTTAAGCTACTCGACAACCACGGCATCCGGAATCACTTCGTCCACGTTTATGGCCTAGGCGATCATCATGCCGTGTCAAAACTGCAACGGGGGAAAGAGCTCATGCAGGTGATCTCTCATCCTCCAGAATCTGTACTGCTGATTGGTGACACCGATCACGACCTCGAGGTGGGCGCAGCGATGGGCATAGACGTCATGCTACTTAGCGGAGGTCACCAGTGCCACGATCGCCTGAGCGCGCTGCATCCTAGAGTAGCGCGACGTTCTTAA
- a CDS encoding ArsA family ATPase, with product MIMQDLATVIDSHRVLVLLGAGGVGKTTSSIIVALAAATRGKRVALLSIDPAKRLATALGIPLSNELAPLQMTADFQGAGTVHAAMLDQKAVFDQVVDRHTPSPQLAAKIKANTVYQSASTNLGGPLEYMALAKLMDLARDPQFDLVVLDTPPDTHALDFLARPNMLGSFMDTHVMNWLIKPFTLASRLGIGKLFSASERLMGGVARVSGFEPLKQFAEFLVLMQDVIEGLHKSGEKTVELLKRPDTGFILVSVPTPSAMRSITNLASQLVKMSYKPCALLINRCLPIGVASDLESHEHVGSLGYLKRKADGQKSIMQQLQTLAPSVWQLHEREHDPGDLAGLMELATAIVPMPTTADQK from the coding sequence TTGATCATGCAAGACTTAGCGACCGTGATAGATAGTCACCGTGTATTAGTGCTATTGGGAGCGGGAGGCGTCGGTAAGACGACCTCGTCCATCATCGTGGCTCTCGCAGCGGCCACTCGGGGCAAAAGAGTGGCCCTCCTCAGTATCGATCCAGCGAAAAGGCTAGCGACGGCCCTTGGCATCCCCCTAAGTAATGAGCTGGCTCCGTTGCAGATGACGGCGGATTTTCAGGGTGCAGGTACGGTGCATGCAGCAATGTTGGATCAAAAGGCGGTATTCGATCAGGTCGTTGATCGTCATACTCCGAGTCCGCAATTAGCCGCAAAAATAAAAGCTAATACTGTCTATCAGTCGGCATCAACGAATCTTGGGGGACCACTTGAATACATGGCCTTGGCCAAATTGATGGACCTAGCTAGAGATCCGCAATTTGACTTGGTAGTGCTAGACACGCCACCGGACACCCACGCACTCGATTTCCTCGCTCGCCCTAACATGCTCGGTAGCTTCATGGATACGCATGTGATGAATTGGCTAATTAAGCCATTCACTCTGGCTAGTCGGCTTGGTATTGGAAAATTATTCTCGGCCAGCGAGCGCCTCATGGGCGGCGTTGCGCGCGTCTCAGGATTCGAACCCCTCAAGCAATTTGCTGAGTTCCTAGTCCTCATGCAGGATGTCATCGAGGGACTGCACAAATCGGGCGAAAAGACCGTCGAGCTACTCAAAAGGCCAGATACGGGATTCATTCTGGTCAGCGTCCCCACCCCCTCGGCGATGCGGTCTATAACAAACCTGGCGTCCCAACTTGTGAAGATGAGCTATAAGCCGTGTGCACTACTCATCAATAGATGTTTACCAATCGGTGTGGCCTCAGACTTAGAGTCTCATGAACACGTAGGCAGTCTTGGCTATCTCAAACGCAAAGCCGACGGCCAAAAATCTATCATGCAGCAACTACAAACCTTGGCACCAAGTGTTTGGCAACTCCATGAAAGGGAGCATGACCCAGGGGATTTGGCCGGCCTTATGGAGCTCGCAACGGCCATAGTGCCGATGCCAACAACGGCGGATCAAAAATAA
- a CDS encoding homoserine kinase — MRPFMSSVATVFVPGSIGNVGPGFDVLGLAVDGIGDKITVELVNGPSRIASVTGRDADAVPLAAEDNCCTVAANSLLHRIGEQRLAVVSIDRALPLAGGLGASAAASVGGAFAAALASGQKVSTATILAAALDGEDLISSRHLDNIAPSLLGGLTIARSNEPAEAIRVPIKGDWWVAVVSPAVRLTTKKARSVLPQLVTQADFVQQMANTASLVTAFATGDYELARHALVDLYAEPRRAALIGSFYAVKEAALAAGALGCTISGAGPSVFALLRDEATAISVAKAMQAAFFPVDAGYHVGRVAAEGARRL, encoded by the coding sequence ATGAGGCCATTTATGTCTTCCGTCGCAACAGTATTTGTTCCTGGTAGCATTGGTAACGTGGGTCCCGGCTTTGACGTGCTCGGCTTGGCTGTCGATGGCATTGGCGATAAGATCACTGTCGAACTAGTCAACGGGCCAAGCCGTATCGCCTCGGTGACAGGCCGCGATGCAGATGCCGTGCCGTTGGCTGCCGAGGACAATTGCTGCACAGTAGCCGCAAACTCACTGCTGCACCGTATTGGCGAACAGCGCCTTGCCGTAGTGTCCATCGATCGCGCTTTACCGCTCGCAGGTGGCCTCGGTGCAAGCGCCGCTGCGAGCGTCGGCGGAGCTTTTGCGGCAGCCTTGGCAAGCGGTCAAAAAGTCTCGACGGCGACGATTCTTGCCGCAGCCCTTGACGGCGAAGATCTGATCTCCAGTCGTCATCTCGACAACATCGCACCAAGCCTGCTCGGTGGTCTCACCATAGCTCGCAGTAACGAACCGGCTGAGGCGATTCGTGTACCGATCAAAGGAGACTGGTGGGTCGCGGTCGTAAGCCCAGCTGTGCGCCTGACAACTAAAAAAGCGAGATCCGTCCTACCACAACTCGTCACGCAGGCAGATTTTGTGCAGCAAATGGCCAACACAGCTAGTTTAGTCACCGCTTTTGCAACCGGAGATTACGAGTTAGCGCGTCATGCTTTAGTCGATCTTTATGCCGAGCCCCGTCGCGCTGCATTGATTGGGTCATTCTACGCAGTTAAAGAGGCCGCTTTGGCGGCTGGCGCCCTCGGATGCACGATTAGTGGCGCGGGCCCGAGTGTGTTTGCCCTACTTCGTGACGAGGCGACGGCCATCTCTGTGGCAAAAGCTATGCAGGCGGCATTCTTTCCCGTCGATGCTGGCTACCATGTCGGTAGGGTTGCTGCAGAAGGAGCCCGCCGTCTATGA